From Shewanella psychrophila, a single genomic window includes:
- a CDS encoding alkyl/aryl-sulfatase: MNRSKLALLVALSLVLPHSSIAETQSKPATKYTKEANTAVLKALPFNDRQDFENAQRGFIAKPDTVTIKNAQGNVVWDLEQYKTYISIDKDAPDTVNPSLWRNAQLVIQHGLFKVTDNIYQIRGFDLSNITFIKGKTGWIVFDPLISPETAKAALDFINAQLGERPVVAIIYSHSHIDHYGGATGIATPEQVASGKVQIISPEHFTEHAVSENVIAGNAMGRRAIYMYGAMLPRNAKGGVNGGLGMTVSTGLAGLILPSHEITKTGEKLNIDGVNMEFQLTPGSEAPAEMNTWFPDFKALWMAENATNTMHNILTLRGAQVRDALIWASFLDETIDTWGSQAKVKFQSHHWPVWDTENIIPYFKKQRDIYKFTHDQSVRLMNQGYTGEEISEMITLPAELEQNWPTRGYYGTLRHNSRAVYQRYMGWYDGNPSNLNNLPPEMVAKKYMEFMGGEAAVLKKSQASFDKGEYRWVAEVMKHAVFANPKSLPAKELLADAFEQLGYQAESGPWRSVYLQGAYELRNGVPTAGGTQTATPDTIRAMTPDMLFDFLAVRLNSAKAAGKVFDINIDFTDLKSKYTLTVENAVLHHSQNQVKKPDVALVMSMKTMNSIQLKEFSFDEAIKNGTVKISGDKKQFKEFLGMLDDFNFWFNVVTP; encoded by the coding sequence TTAAAGCCCTTCCCTTCAATGACAGACAAGATTTTGAAAATGCTCAGCGAGGCTTTATCGCCAAACCTGATACTGTCACCATCAAGAATGCTCAAGGAAATGTAGTCTGGGATCTGGAGCAGTACAAGACCTACATCAGTATCGATAAGGATGCGCCTGATACTGTTAATCCTAGCCTGTGGCGAAACGCCCAACTTGTAATACAGCATGGTCTATTTAAGGTCACCGACAACATCTATCAAATTCGTGGCTTCGATCTATCCAACATTACCTTCATAAAAGGTAAAACAGGCTGGATTGTCTTCGACCCACTGATCTCCCCCGAGACAGCAAAGGCTGCGTTGGACTTTATCAATGCACAGTTAGGCGAGCGCCCCGTAGTGGCCATTATCTACAGCCATAGCCACATAGATCATTATGGCGGCGCAACAGGAATCGCTACCCCTGAGCAAGTTGCGTCAGGAAAAGTACAAATTATCTCACCCGAACACTTTACCGAACATGCAGTATCAGAAAATGTGATCGCCGGTAACGCCATGGGGCGCCGCGCCATATACATGTACGGCGCCATGCTCCCCCGTAATGCCAAAGGCGGCGTCAATGGTGGCTTGGGGATGACAGTGTCAACTGGGCTCGCAGGTCTAATACTTCCTAGCCACGAGATAACTAAAACGGGCGAAAAACTCAATATTGATGGGGTAAATATGGAGTTTCAGCTGACCCCAGGCAGTGAAGCCCCTGCAGAGATGAATACCTGGTTCCCTGACTTTAAAGCACTTTGGATGGCAGAGAACGCCACCAATACCATGCATAACATCTTGACCCTGCGCGGCGCTCAGGTACGAGATGCACTGATTTGGGCCAGTTTTCTCGACGAAACCATCGATACATGGGGTAGTCAGGCTAAAGTAAAATTTCAAAGCCATCACTGGCCAGTGTGGGACACTGAAAATATCATCCCTTACTTTAAAAAACAGCGTGATATCTATAAGTTTACCCATGACCAATCGGTTCGCCTCATGAATCAAGGGTATACGGGGGAAGAGATCTCCGAGATGATCACTTTACCTGCCGAGCTTGAACAAAACTGGCCCACTCGCGGTTACTACGGCACCCTTCGCCACAACAGCCGCGCCGTGTATCAAAGATATATGGGCTGGTATGACGGTAATCCCTCAAACCTAAACAATCTGCCACCTGAGATGGTCGCTAAAAAGTACATGGAGTTTATGGGCGGTGAAGCGGCTGTACTTAAAAAGTCTCAGGCTTCATTTGATAAAGGAGAGTATCGCTGGGTTGCTGAAGTGATGAAACATGCCGTGTTTGCTAACCCTAAGAGTCTACCAGCTAAAGAGTTGCTGGCCGATGCTTTCGAGCAACTTGGCTATCAAGCTGAATCTGGCCCATGGCGCTCAGTGTACCTGCAAGGTGCCTATGAACTGAGAAATGGTGTGCCTACAGCGGGAGGCACCCAAACGGCAACGCCTGATACCATTCGCGCCATGACACCGGATATGCTGTTTGATTTCTTAGCGGTCAGGCTCAACTCGGCAAAAGCCGCGGGCAAAGTGTTTGATATCAATATCGACTTTACCGATCTTAAGAGTAAGTACACCTTAACGGTCGAGAATGCCGTTCTCCACCATAGCCAAAACCAAGTAAAGAAACCAGATGTCGCTTTAGTGATGTCGATGAAAACCATGAACAGTATTCAGCTAAAAGAGTTCAGCTTCGATGAGGCCATCAAAAATGGCACAGTGAAGATCAGTGGTGATAAGAAACAGTTCAAGGAGTTTCTCGGTATGCTGGACGACTTCAACTTCTGGTTTAATGTCGTGACACCATAA
- a CDS encoding alpha/beta hydrolase family esterase, translating into MPFLLLLLLIWTSTAHASAPFTPLMQFGDNPGELTVSYFSPVASSDKLVVLLHGCEQSGEILAEQSGLIALAKEHKFSLLIPQQSYDNNIKKCFNWFSQQDTNQDSGEMLSIKNMVLTFQKRLKAKKIYILGLSAGGAMTSALLVNYPDMFTAGAVVAGLPFPCADSLIKAISCMRKGPPQPASELSNLVTQAKPHQKFWPLLTVWTGGEDKVVNPVNAQRLAEQWVSLKQIDSPPKIIKHLGYQTTQWQDQSQNIAVELVQIDNIGHGLTVSPKQKNGGVEAPFLLASPVSGAIEIIKFWKI; encoded by the coding sequence ATGCCGTTTCTGCTACTACTCTTGCTGATATGGACTAGCACTGCACACGCAAGCGCACCTTTCACTCCTCTGATGCAATTCGGTGACAACCCAGGAGAATTAACGGTGAGCTACTTCAGCCCAGTAGCCAGCAGTGACAAGCTGGTTGTTCTGCTTCATGGTTGCGAGCAAAGCGGCGAGATCTTGGCTGAGCAGAGTGGCTTGATAGCGCTGGCTAAGGAACACAAATTTAGTCTACTCATTCCCCAGCAAAGTTATGACAACAACATCAAGAAGTGTTTCAACTGGTTTTCCCAGCAAGACACCAACCAGGATTCAGGCGAGATGCTCTCCATTAAGAACATGGTTCTGACCTTCCAAAAGCGACTCAAGGCAAAAAAAATCTATATCTTGGGGTTATCGGCTGGTGGCGCCATGACCAGCGCCTTACTCGTCAATTATCCGGATATGTTTACCGCAGGCGCCGTAGTAGCAGGCCTGCCCTTTCCCTGCGCCGACAGCTTGATCAAGGCAATATCCTGCATGCGAAAGGGGCCACCACAGCCAGCCTCAGAGTTATCCAATTTAGTTACGCAGGCTAAACCTCACCAGAAATTCTGGCCCCTATTAACCGTATGGACGGGAGGCGAAGACAAGGTAGTTAACCCGGTCAACGCCCAGAGACTCGCAGAACAATGGGTCTCGCTAAAGCAGATAGACAGCCCACCTAAGATCATTAAACACCTTGGGTATCAGACGACCCAATGGCAAGACCAAAGCCAAAACATCGCCGTTGAGCTGGTACAAATTGACAATATCGGCCATGGACTGACCGTTAGTCCCAAGCAGAAAAATGGTGGAGTAGAAGCGCCATTCTTGCTGGCATCGCCAGTAAGCGGTGCTATCGAGATCATCAAGTTTTGGAAGATTTAG
- a CDS encoding TonB-dependent receptor, with the protein MELNTIKLSCLALAISTALTSQLTLAAEEENPAEQQPILERIQVTARKTVESLQNVPIAVTSVSAEQLSENGISVVTEVQQFSPNTTLQRSRGTNSTLTAFIRGVGQDDPLWGYEPGVGIYIDDVYMARPQGAVLDILDVERIEVLRGPQGTLYGKNTIGGAIKYVTKKMSDDAELNLNATLGNYAHQDFKIAGQYPLVDDKLYLGFAFSSLQRDGYGEFITSAIPDQDKENYNKDVMAGRLTLEYTPTNDLFMRLNYDKTQDESNAKGGYRLLPSILTDAPVPDSVYDSYTSLPTWNKVETEGLSFTLEYFINDEWTFKSVTASRESYSPTNIDFDNTSLRIFDVPAIYDDEQFSQEFQVNYDTEDLTIASGLYYFKGDSCGHFDAILEEAFMAYGGLTREVRGCNDSESYAAYVQGSYNLTDQWSLTLGARYTEETKDATVYNGVIFDSIYPETGWVPGFERDEDLIDASIPLVLDDSETWSRFTPRVGIEYQYNDTMMMFASYSQGFKSGTFNPRATGPEPAVNPEIVDSYEMGIKSEWNGNLRVNATVFYLDHKDRQFVTVLPGEDAADLNQRLGNIGTSTASGLELEIQYAATESLNLFGTLGLIDSSFDEVISYDEDGNKIDFSDTYTVANTPDTTANAGFTYDFTTAIGDFVLNGNYYYRGEYDLTVVDNLLSQDAYGLLNFGLNWYGNEGNWTAGLHLKNVTDEEYLVGTYAFVTPTDDGGYLPGLGGDNTLIGYYGDPRTISLTVGYSF; encoded by the coding sequence ATGGAACTCAATACTATCAAGCTAAGCTGCCTTGCCTTAGCCATATCGACAGCACTCACGAGTCAGCTTACTCTTGCTGCCGAAGAAGAAAACCCAGCAGAGCAGCAACCTATTCTCGAACGTATCCAGGTCACCGCCCGTAAGACGGTAGAGAGTCTACAGAACGTACCTATCGCAGTGACCTCGGTCAGCGCCGAGCAGTTGTCCGAGAATGGCATCAGCGTGGTCACCGAAGTGCAGCAGTTCTCGCCTAACACAACCTTGCAGCGCAGTCGGGGCACCAACTCAACCCTCACCGCCTTCATTCGTGGCGTGGGTCAGGATGATCCACTCTGGGGCTATGAGCCTGGCGTCGGCATCTATATTGACGATGTCTACATGGCCCGCCCTCAAGGCGCAGTGCTGGATATTCTCGATGTCGAGCGAATCGAAGTATTACGCGGACCTCAGGGAACCCTTTACGGTAAAAATACCATAGGTGGTGCGATAAAATATGTCACCAAGAAGATGTCCGACGACGCCGAGCTTAACCTTAATGCCACGCTGGGCAACTATGCTCATCAGGATTTCAAAATTGCCGGCCAATATCCTCTGGTAGATGACAAGCTCTACTTAGGCTTCGCCTTTTCCAGCCTGCAACGTGACGGCTATGGTGAGTTCATAACCTCGGCTATCCCAGATCAGGATAAAGAAAACTACAACAAAGATGTGATGGCCGGTCGCCTGACCTTGGAGTACACACCCACAAACGATCTGTTTATGCGTCTGAACTATGACAAGACACAGGATGAGTCCAACGCCAAAGGGGGTTATCGCCTACTGCCTAGTATTCTTACCGATGCTCCGGTGCCTGACAGCGTCTACGACTCCTATACTAGCTTGCCAACCTGGAACAAGGTCGAGACCGAAGGATTAAGCTTCACGTTAGAGTATTTCATCAACGATGAATGGACTTTCAAGTCGGTCACCGCATCCCGTGAAAGCTACTCGCCCACGAACATAGATTTTGATAATACCAGCTTACGTATCTTCGACGTGCCCGCCATCTATGATGACGAGCAATTCTCTCAGGAATTTCAGGTCAACTATGACACCGAAGATCTCACCATCGCCTCTGGCCTTTACTACTTCAAGGGTGACTCCTGTGGGCATTTTGATGCCATCTTAGAAGAAGCCTTTATGGCCTATGGCGGCCTGACCCGTGAAGTACGCGGCTGTAACGACAGCGAAAGCTATGCCGCCTATGTGCAAGGCTCATACAACTTAACCGATCAATGGTCACTGACCTTAGGTGCCCGTTACACCGAAGAAACCAAAGATGCCACTGTGTATAACGGCGTCATCTTCGACAGCATCTACCCCGAGACCGGTTGGGTTCCAGGATTTGAACGAGATGAAGACCTTATCGATGCCAGTATTCCTCTGGTGCTCGATGACAGCGAAACCTGGTCACGCTTCACCCCAAGAGTCGGCATCGAATATCAGTACAACGATACCATGATGATGTTCGCCAGCTACTCACAGGGCTTCAAGTCCGGTACTTTCAATCCAAGAGCCACAGGGCCAGAGCCTGCGGTAAACCCAGAGATAGTCGACTCCTACGAGATGGGGATCAAGAGTGAGTGGAATGGCAACCTCAGGGTCAATGCCACGGTATTCTACCTGGATCATAAAGACAGACAGTTCGTAACAGTGCTCCCCGGCGAAGATGCTGCGGACTTAAATCAGCGCCTAGGCAACATAGGAACCTCGACCGCAAGCGGTCTGGAACTCGAGATCCAATACGCGGCAACTGAATCACTTAACCTGTTCGGTACCCTTGGCTTAATCGACTCATCATTCGACGAAGTCATCTCCTATGATGAAGATGGCAATAAAATCGACTTCAGCGACACCTATACCGTAGCGAACACTCCGGACACCACGGCCAACGCCGGCTTTACCTATGACTTTACCACTGCCATAGGCGACTTCGTACTCAATGGTAATTATTACTACCGCGGCGAATATGATCTCACCGTTGTCGACAATCTGCTCAGTCAGGATGCTTATGGTCTGCTTAACTTCGGTCTCAACTGGTATGGTAACGAAGGTAACTGGACTGCCGGTTTACACCTAAAGAATGTCACAGATGAAGAATATCTGGTCGGCACCTACGCCTTCGTCACGCCTACCGATGATGGTGGCTACCTGCCGGGTCTAGGCGGCGACAATACCTTAATCGGCTATTACGGCGACCCACGGACCATCTCGCTCACAGTGGGGTACAGCTTCTAA
- a CDS encoding response regulator transcription factor, translated as MSQARVAIADDHPLFRAALKQAVVESVDKADILEAENFQDLLVIVEQTPSLEIVFLDLHMPGNDGFTGLTLLQNHFPDLVVIMVSSDDQPEIMRKAIDFGASAFIPKSANLTLIGQAIEQVLDGEVWLPEHTSINADQETAAEHQRLAKQLAQLTPQQYTVLSCIAAGQLNKQIGYDLDIKETTVKKHVSAILLKLEVYNLTQAGLVYQQLMITPPENDVIVA; from the coding sequence ATGTCACAGGCAAGAGTCGCCATCGCAGATGACCACCCGCTGTTTCGCGCAGCACTGAAACAGGCTGTGGTTGAGAGTGTCGACAAGGCCGATATTTTGGAGGCTGAGAACTTTCAGGATCTACTAGTTATAGTAGAGCAGACCCCCTCGCTGGAAATAGTCTTCCTGGATCTGCATATGCCAGGTAACGATGGCTTCACTGGCCTGACCCTCTTACAAAACCACTTCCCGGATCTAGTCGTCATTATGGTGTCATCGGACGATCAACCAGAGATCATGCGCAAAGCCATCGATTTTGGCGCCAGCGCCTTCATCCCTAAATCCGCCAACCTGACCCTTATAGGCCAAGCCATAGAACAGGTACTCGACGGCGAAGTCTGGCTACCAGAACACACCTCAATCAACGCCGATCAGGAAACCGCCGCCGAGCATCAGCGCTTAGCCAAGCAACTGGCTCAACTCACGCCACAGCAATACACGGTACTTTCCTGTATCGCAGCGGGTCAGCTCAACAAACAGATAGGCTATGATCTCGACATCAAGGAAACCACAGTCAAGAAGCATGTGTCGGCCATATTGCTCAAACTTGAGGTGTATAACCTCACTCAGGCTGGGCTGGTTTATCAGCAGTTAATGATCACCCCACCGGAGAATGACGTTATTGTGGCGTAA
- a CDS encoding DUF6929 family protein: protein MKYCQTSLFFMMVTAFGANAEGMNLQVSQPYTNTQLSSGSGAVVNDGDIYVVGDDMQWLFVVNKGYQIIDNYSLSDSKMAPKGRIEKNNKPDYESMTKLNYQGKLYYLAFGSGSKKVKREHGVLMSADDHSKQIFSLSPLYKSLYAASGMSGKQKINIEGLATSDDMAYIFNRGNEGKNIVFSLKLDQMMDFITGKNQSLSSLKAVDIALPSIGGFEATLSGADYWPEGQSLVYSASVEGTDTAVGDGEVLGSFIGVLPIEKLAMNTTKLDLTHTAKRVTSQQRPLITKIESVAIDKSNQDGVQGFLVSDNDDGTSQFFSFSLTK, encoded by the coding sequence ATGAAGTATTGCCAGACTAGTTTGTTTTTCATGATGGTTACAGCCTTCGGAGCCAATGCCGAGGGAATGAATCTGCAGGTCAGCCAGCCATATACTAATACCCAGCTGTCTTCCGGTTCCGGTGCTGTTGTTAACGATGGCGATATCTATGTCGTTGGCGATGATATGCAGTGGTTATTTGTAGTCAATAAGGGTTATCAGATTATAGATAATTATTCTTTGTCGGACAGTAAAATGGCTCCGAAGGGGCGGATTGAGAAAAACAATAAGCCTGATTATGAGTCTATGACTAAGCTCAATTATCAAGGCAAACTTTACTATTTAGCATTTGGTTCTGGTAGTAAGAAAGTTAAGCGTGAGCATGGGGTCTTGATGTCTGCCGATGATCACAGTAAGCAAATTTTCTCTTTGAGTCCCTTGTATAAATCTTTATATGCAGCATCTGGTATGAGCGGAAAGCAAAAGATTAATATCGAAGGTTTGGCGACGAGTGATGATATGGCTTATATCTTTAATCGAGGCAATGAAGGTAAAAATATCGTTTTTTCATTGAAGTTAGATCAGATGATGGACTTCATTACTGGCAAGAATCAAAGTTTGAGTTCGCTTAAAGCAGTAGATATCGCGCTTCCTTCTATTGGAGGCTTCGAGGCAACCTTATCCGGTGCTGATTATTGGCCTGAAGGCCAGAGCTTAGTGTATTCAGCTTCTGTTGAAGGCACTGACACCGCGGTGGGTGATGGCGAGGTACTGGGTAGCTTTATTGGAGTGCTACCCATCGAGAAGCTTGCTATGAATACAACTAAGCTTGACCTTACTCATACTGCAAAAAGAGTGACTTCACAGCAGAGACCTTTGATCACTAAGATTGAGTCAGTGGCCATCGATAAGTCCAATCAAGATGGTGTGCAGGGCTTCCTTGTCAGCGATAACGATGATGGCACTAGCCAGTTTTTCAGTTTTAGCTTAACCAAGTAA
- a CDS encoding bifunctional diaminohydroxyphosphoribosylaminopyrimidine deaminase/5-amino-6-(5-phosphoribosylamino)uracil reductase RibD yields the protein MDLDKVFMLKALQISQAALPECQPNPPVGCVLVLGGQVIAEGCTQKIGGNHAEIEAISAYDGPMEEVTAYVTLEPCSFVGRTPACSSAIIKSGIKRVVVALLDPDERNNGKGIYALEKEGIKVDIGVASREVSEFLYPYLGKS from the coding sequence ATGGATCTAGACAAGGTATTTATGCTTAAAGCATTGCAGATATCTCAGGCTGCTTTACCTGAATGCCAACCAAATCCTCCTGTAGGTTGCGTTCTCGTTCTAGGCGGGCAAGTCATTGCTGAAGGATGCACACAAAAAATTGGTGGCAATCATGCTGAGATTGAAGCTATTAGTGCTTATGATGGTCCTATGGAAGAAGTGACTGCATATGTCACTCTTGAGCCATGTTCATTTGTTGGAAGAACTCCTGCATGTTCTTCTGCAATCATTAAATCAGGAATAAAGAGAGTTGTAGTTGCTCTTCTAGATCCTGATGAAAGGAACAATGGAAAGGGTATTTATGCTCTAGAGAAAGAGGGCATAAAAGTTGATATTGGTGTCGCTTCAAGAGAAGTTAGTGAATTTTTGTATCCTTATCTTGGAAAATCATAA
- a CDS encoding mobile mystery protein A — MEGEVTMYSFQSNPHKQQPVKKTVLRQYRELVDAVKGTLFPSTPKEGWIRTVRKALDMSGAQLGDRAGLTRNRISVLERREVDGDITLNQLKQLAEALDCDFSYTLKPKKAISDTMQERALKVAKVEVKKASKNMFLEAQSVSKEKENILISELAEEIMRAGGRKLWGKNKEDKVF, encoded by the coding sequence ATGGAAGGCGAGGTTACTATGTACTCTTTTCAAAGCAATCCGCACAAGCAACAACCCGTTAAGAAAACGGTTTTAAGACAGTACAGAGAACTGGTTGATGCAGTGAAGGGAACGCTATTCCCCTCAACACCTAAAGAGGGCTGGATTAGGACAGTAAGAAAAGCTCTTGATATGTCAGGCGCCCAGCTAGGAGATAGAGCTGGTTTGACAAGAAATAGAATTTCAGTCCTTGAAAGGCGCGAAGTTGATGGCGACATAACTCTAAATCAGTTAAAGCAACTAGCTGAAGCTCTAGACTGTGACTTCTCATACACTCTAAAGCCTAAAAAGGCTATATCTGACACAATGCAAGAGCGTGCGCTTAAGGTTGCGAAAGTAGAGGTAAAAAAAGCATCTAAAAATATGTTTCTAGAGGCGCAATCAGTTAGCAAAGAGAAAGAAAATATCTTAATAAGTGAACTAGCCGAAGAAATTATGCGTGCCGGTGGGCGTAAGCTATGGGGTAAAAATAAGGAAGACAAAGTATTTTGA
- a CDS encoding mobile mystery protein B produces MIIDEPEGTTPLDPDDMEGLKHPHVTTREQLNELEQSNILAGQQWVSGISGLTLDSIFSAEFVLALHQNLFGDVWTWAGTTRNKELSIGCDPFQIRPKLHNFLEDAKCWVEFKHFSNLELSARIQHKLVEIHPFPNGNGRHSRIFTDVVRIVLLEEPPINWAEGNLEKVSEERKAYISCLKEADKGDFTAFVKYLENLGN; encoded by the coding sequence TTGATCATTGATGAGCCAGAAGGTACTACACCGCTTGATCCTGATGATATGGAAGGATTGAAACACCCACACGTAACAACAAGAGAACAACTTAATGAACTTGAACAATCCAATATACTAGCAGGCCAGCAATGGGTTAGCGGTATCTCTGGCCTAACGCTGGATTCTATTTTCTCAGCTGAGTTTGTTCTTGCCCTCCATCAAAACCTATTTGGTGATGTCTGGACCTGGGCCGGGACCACTCGAAACAAAGAGTTAAGCATAGGCTGCGATCCCTTCCAAATCAGGCCCAAGCTCCACAACTTTTTAGAAGATGCTAAGTGCTGGGTAGAGTTCAAACACTTCTCAAATCTAGAGCTCAGCGCTCGCATACAGCACAAGCTTGTTGAGATTCATCCTTTCCCAAATGGTAATGGCAGGCACTCGCGTATATTTACCGATGTAGTTCGCATAGTTCTACTAGAAGAGCCACCAATTAACTGGGCAGAGGGCAACCTAGAGAAAGTGAGCGAAGAGCGCAAAGCTTATATCTCTTGCCTTAAGGAAGCAGACAAAGGTGATTTTACTGCGTTCGTAAAATACCTAGAGAATCTTGGTAACTAA